The Petroclostridium xylanilyticum genome includes a region encoding these proteins:
- a CDS encoding carbohydrate ABC transporter permease has translation MIALSFSSNHAILSMKVAIFPVDFTLETYRAVFKDNAMINSLLFTIVLTVSYTILGMIMTICAAYPLTKKNLKGRNFFLLLIVITMYFSGGLIPDYLLIKNLGLLNKIWALILPGLINAYYLIILKTFFSTLPDSLQESAYLDGCTDIGILVKIILPLSKPVLATLSLFYAVGRWNGLMDALFYITNPKLYPIQLKLYQIVYNSMQLDIQQMEGSAAAGILPESLKAASVIFATVPILIVYPWLQRYFVAGIMIGAVKG, from the coding sequence GTGATTGCACTTTCTTTTAGTTCAAATCATGCAATACTTTCAATGAAAGTCGCAATTTTTCCGGTTGATTTTACTCTTGAAACATATAGAGCGGTATTTAAAGACAATGCAATGATTAATTCCCTTTTATTTACAATAGTATTGACAGTGTCATACACAATTCTCGGCATGATTATGACTATTTGTGCTGCATATCCTCTTACAAAAAAAAATTTGAAGGGCAGAAACTTTTTTCTGCTACTTATAGTTATAACCATGTACTTTAGCGGAGGTTTAATCCCTGATTATTTACTGATTAAAAATTTGGGACTTCTCAACAAAATATGGGCTCTTATATTACCGGGTTTAATAAATGCTTATTATTTGATTATTTTAAAAACCTTTTTTTCAACATTACCTGACAGCCTGCAAGAATCTGCGTACCTTGATGGTTGTACAGATATAGGAATATTGGTTAAAATAATATTACCTTTATCAAAACCAGTATTGGCCACATTGAGTTTATTTTACGCAGTAGGAAGATGGAATGGTTTAATGGATGCACTCTTTTACATTACAAATCCTAAGTTATATCCAATCCAACTGAAATTGTATCAAATTGTTTATAACAGTATGCAGTTAGATATTCAGCAGATGGAAGGAAGTGCTGCTGCCGGTATTCTCCCAGAAAGTTTAAAGGCAGCCAGTGTTATTTTTGCTACTGTCCCCATTCTTATTGTTTATCCATGGCTTCAGAGATACTTTGTAGCTGGTATAATGATAGGTGCTGTTAAAGGATGA
- a CDS encoding extracellular solute-binding protein translates to MKSVRKRVLCILLSVMILVIMLAGCGGTKSNDAGKGNTTDNTSTTTKESAPPVELRVEVFDRGNPGQTPVDNNYWTKWIQDNFGTPNNITMKFIAVPRSQEVDKLNIMMAANEAPDIVFTYNANVVYNYVKQGGLADLTNLIDEHGSNIKKLLGDEVLEYGRFNGRIYAIPAKRTMVGNTCSYIRKDWLDKLNMPLPTTTEEFYNTMKIFKEKNPGNVNGVIPWGLTGRIDWSAKGFLDSFTQNITEEEFATLPVWLRPGYKEGLKFLNRMYHEGLVSPEFAIDKDEKKLNSDASLGKVGFISKNLDFPLRNNPGINDALKKNVPGGVFVPVDTFTDYQGKYSKEVYAPNGIYNLIPKSSKRVVEAVKYLDWLARYDVIYYLQNGDEGVHHKVVDEIPQAIPFQGEKQLNSVQNIDYTLLINGMELGDKEKNAKAWTKSYAGYEDLAKIAYGISLKDGYTPFRFDRPIEADAKYNKLLEDKSVEMWVRLVTASPSEYDKLYDRLVDEYMKSGGQQVMDEKKAAYKAMKGN, encoded by the coding sequence ATGAAGAGTGTGAGAAAAAGAGTACTGTGTATCCTTTTGAGTGTGATGATACTGGTAATCATGCTTGCAGGATGCGGGGGAACAAAGAGTAACGATGCCGGCAAAGGTAACACTACTGACAATACCAGCACCACCACTAAGGAATCTGCTCCTCCGGTTGAATTAAGGGTTGAGGTTTTTGACAGGGGTAATCCTGGACAGACACCCGTCGATAACAATTATTGGACAAAGTGGATTCAGGATAACTTTGGAACTCCTAATAATATTACAATGAAGTTTATTGCGGTACCCAGATCTCAGGAAGTGGATAAGCTTAATATCATGATGGCAGCAAATGAAGCACCTGATATTGTTTTCACTTATAATGCAAATGTTGTGTACAATTATGTTAAGCAAGGTGGTCTTGCTGATCTGACAAACCTGATTGACGAACATGGATCAAATATTAAAAAGCTTTTAGGAGATGAAGTACTTGAATATGGCAGGTTTAACGGTAGAATTTATGCAATTCCTGCCAAAAGAACAATGGTTGGAAATACATGCAGCTATATAAGAAAGGATTGGTTGGATAAACTTAATATGCCGCTGCCGACAACAACCGAGGAATTCTATAATACAATGAAGATTTTTAAAGAAAAGAATCCTGGCAACGTTAACGGTGTTATACCTTGGGGGTTGACTGGTAGGATTGACTGGAGTGCAAAAGGTTTCTTAGATTCTTTTACCCAAAATATTACCGAAGAGGAGTTTGCGACTCTACCAGTATGGCTGAGACCGGGATATAAAGAAGGTTTAAAATTTTTGAACAGAATGTATCATGAGGGATTGGTAAGTCCGGAATTTGCTATTGACAAAGATGAGAAGAAATTGAATTCAGACGCTTCATTGGGTAAAGTCGGCTTCATTTCCAAAAATCTCGATTTTCCTTTAAGAAATAATCCTGGTATCAATGATGCATTGAAAAAGAATGTTCCTGGTGGAGTATTTGTACCAGTGGATACATTCACAGATTATCAAGGGAAGTATTCAAAAGAGGTTTATGCTCCTAATGGAATATATAACCTGATACCTAAATCAAGCAAAAGGGTTGTTGAAGCTGTGAAGTACCTGGATTGGCTGGCAAGATACGATGTGATTTACTATTTGCAGAACGGTGATGAAGGTGTACACCACAAAGTAGTGGACGAAATTCCTCAGGCAATACCTTTCCAGGGTGAAAAACAGTTGAATTCAGTACAAAATATTGACTATACATTGCTAATAAACGGTATGGAACTGGGTGATAAGGAAAAGAATGCTAAGGCTTGGACAAAATCCTATGCAGGATATGAGGATCTGGCTAAGATCGCTTATGGTATATCACTGAAAGACGGGTATACTCCTTTTAGATTTGACAGGCCTATTGAGGCTGATGCCAAGTATAATAAGTTACTGGAAGACAAGTCCGTAGAAATGTGGGTCAGACTTGTTACTGCAAGTCCATCGGAATACGACAAGTTGTATGACCGGCTTGTTGATGAGTATATGAAATCTGGTGGGCAACAGGTAATGGATGAGAAGAAGGCAGCGTATAAGGCAATGAAAGGTAATTAA
- a CDS encoding phage holin, producing MIGELLAELLTVLIQILILIVGGYAIQYIRAKIGEQNLKVYCSLAKTVVTAIEQTIGGGHGADKKQEAVQVLKNFTKGKLTDEQIDKIIEAAVYEMNQILKMNGLKQ from the coding sequence ATGATTGGTGAGTTACTAGCCGAGTTGCTAACGGTGTTGATACAAATTCTTATTCTTATTGTTGGGGGATATGCCATACAGTATATTAGAGCAAAGATAGGTGAACAGAATCTTAAAGTCTACTGCTCCCTTGCAAAGACTGTAGTTACGGCTATAGAACAGACGATTGGGGGAGGACATGGTGCGGATAAAAAACAAGAGGCGGTACAGGTATTAAAGAATTTCACCAAAGGAAAATTGACCGATGAACAAATTGATAAGATTATTGAGGCGGCAGTGTATGAAATGAACCAAATTTTAAAAATGAATGGACTTAAACAGTAA
- a CDS encoding N-acetylmuramoyl-L-alanine amidase has translation MKIVIDPGHGGKDPGALGSYSKEKDINLILSLKLKDKLIASGMDIVCTREDDRYIDLQPRCDIANKNRADYFISIHCNSSKDKRASGTETFCLAGGGKAYKLAQVLQTKMIEFNKNKDRGVKFANFYVLRETKMPAVLIEVMFISNPEEEDKLNNTQWQDAFTNQLTKVMCEYFGFKPVFSNKTPIMGKAEATAQQMDKFVRGVNPDAPYLAELFLIIGEQEGVKGDIAFAQAIKETGYFKFGGSIDKNQNNFAGLGATDENSKGAVFATPEEGIRAQIQHLKAYATTGPLKTKQVDPRFHLVQRGSAPYWEDLNGKWAVPGQGYGESIVKIWKDILQTKVDEKPKHFAQDAFDEWKAKGIVLEDHDLDVPVTWGEYIITQQRLKNMK, from the coding sequence ATGAAGATAGTTATTGACCCGGGGCACGGGGGAAAAGATCCGGGTGCATTGGGGAGCTACAGCAAAGAGAAAGATATAAATTTAATTCTTTCGCTAAAACTCAAAGACAAACTCATTGCAAGTGGAATGGATATTGTTTGCACCAGAGAGGATGACCGGTATATTGACCTACAGCCAAGATGTGATATTGCAAATAAAAATCGGGCGGATTATTTCATTAGTATTCATTGCAACAGTTCGAAAGATAAAAGAGCTAGTGGGACAGAGACATTTTGTCTTGCCGGCGGCGGAAAGGCATACAAACTGGCTCAGGTGCTGCAGACCAAGATGATAGAGTTTAACAAAAATAAGGACCGGGGAGTAAAATTCGCTAATTTTTACGTATTACGGGAGACAAAAATGCCAGCAGTGCTGATTGAAGTTATGTTTATATCTAATCCTGAAGAAGAAGATAAATTAAACAACACACAGTGGCAGGACGCTTTTACTAATCAGTTGACAAAAGTAATGTGTGAATATTTCGGATTTAAACCTGTGTTTTCGAATAAAACTCCTATTATGGGAAAGGCAGAAGCTACAGCACAGCAGATGGATAAGTTTGTGAGAGGTGTTAACCCGGATGCTCCATATCTGGCAGAATTATTTTTAATAATTGGAGAACAGGAAGGTGTGAAGGGGGATATTGCTTTTGCGCAGGCTATTAAAGAAACCGGATATTTTAAATTTGGTGGAAGTATTGATAAAAATCAGAATAATTTTGCGGGATTAGGTGCTACAGATGAAAATAGTAAAGGTGCAGTCTTTGCAACTCCTGAAGAAGGAATTAGGGCACAGATACAACATTTAAAGGCTTATGCAACCACCGGTCCCTTAAAAACGAAGCAGGTAGACCCGCGCTTTCATCTGGTCCAACGTGGAAGTGCACCCTACTGGGAAGATTTAAACGGAAAATGGGCTGTACCCGGGCAAGGATATGGTGAAAGCATCGTAAAAATATGGAAAGATATTTTACAGACTAAAGTAGACGAAAAGCCGAAGCATTTTGCACAGGACGCCTTTGATGAATGGAAAGCAAAGGGTATAGTCCTGGAAGACCATGACCTGGACGTACCTGTTACATGGGGTGAATATATTATTACTCAACAGCGATTAAAAAATATGAAATAG
- a CDS encoding nucleotide sugar dehydrogenase → MELLKRIKDKNVSVAVIGMGYVGLPLMLRMAESGFKVTGIDLDINKVNAINSGNSYIEYITHEQIKYLVDSCRLSAQSNDDSLEKFDVLIICVPTPIDINKEPDLKYINSAVEMVAGHLRNGQIIILESTTFPGTTGEIVLPVLSRTGMRVGKDFFLGFSPERVDPGNKRYGIKNTPKIVSGVTEDCTDLIYTFYSQFIDNVYRVSCTKTAEMVKILENTFRSVNIALVNQLSLLCHKMEIDIWEVIEAASTKPFGFMPFYPGPGVGGHCIPVDPLYLSWKAKEYDFLLSLVEIADNINSNMPYVVIDRIEDILNNVNKPLSYSKIMLLGVSYKQDIGDTRESPALKIIKLLQQKNCQVIYHDPYIGEVDIDNHKYFSQQLSGQLLSSCDCTVLLTPHSNYDYEWIVKNSNIFFDTRNATNQLKKYKSKIIKL, encoded by the coding sequence ATGGAACTTTTAAAACGGATTAAAGATAAAAACGTGTCTGTAGCTGTTATAGGTATGGGATATGTAGGGTTACCCCTTATGCTGAGAATGGCAGAAAGCGGCTTTAAGGTTACGGGAATTGATTTAGATATTAATAAGGTAAATGCTATCAACAGTGGAAATTCATATATAGAGTACATCACGCATGAACAAATAAAATACTTGGTTGACAGTTGTCGGTTATCTGCCCAGAGTAATGATGACAGCCTTGAAAAATTTGATGTGCTCATTATATGTGTACCAACACCTATTGATATTAACAAAGAACCGGATTTAAAATATATAAATTCTGCTGTAGAGATGGTTGCCGGTCATTTGAGAAATGGACAAATCATCATTCTGGAAAGCACTACTTTTCCGGGGACAACCGGAGAAATTGTGCTTCCTGTATTAAGCCGGACGGGTATGAGAGTAGGAAAAGATTTTTTTCTGGGATTTTCTCCTGAAAGAGTAGATCCTGGGAATAAGAGGTATGGAATAAAAAATACACCTAAAATTGTTAGTGGCGTCACTGAGGACTGTACCGACCTGATATATACTTTTTATAGTCAGTTTATTGATAATGTCTACAGGGTTTCTTGTACTAAAACAGCAGAGATGGTAAAGATATTGGAAAATACTTTTAGGAGCGTCAATATTGCTTTAGTCAATCAATTATCACTTTTGTGCCACAAAATGGAAATTGATATATGGGAAGTTATTGAGGCAGCTTCTACAAAGCCTTTTGGGTTTATGCCGTTTTATCCGGGACCAGGGGTAGGAGGACACTGCATACCTGTTGACCCCCTATACTTGTCGTGGAAAGCAAAGGAATATGATTTTTTACTATCACTTGTAGAGATAGCTGACAACATAAATAGCAATATGCCGTATGTTGTCATAGATAGAATAGAAGATATTTTAAATAATGTTAATAAACCATTAAGTTACTCAAAGATTATGCTATTAGGAGTTTCGTACAAGCAAGATATAGGGGATACTAGGGAGTCACCTGCATTAAAAATCATAAAACTCTTACAGCAAAAAAATTGTCAGGTAATATATCATGATCCATATATAGGTGAAGTGGATATAGACAACCATAAATATTTTTCACAACAACTGAGTGGACAGCTATTAAGCAGTTGTGACTGTACAGTTTTATTGACACCGCACAGCAACTATGATTATGAATGGATCGTAAAAAATTCTAATATCTTCTTTGATACCAGAAATGCAACAAATCAATTAAAAAAGTATAAGAGTAAAATTATAAAGCTTTGA
- a CDS encoding aminotransferase class V-fold PLP-dependent enzyme → MIYLDNAATSWPKPHAVYNEVLNCMRKYCANPGRSGHKMSIQASEKIYECRENICKIFGIANPLCVSFTSNTTEALNMGIKGLLKPGDHAIITSMEHNSVLRPLKKLETSGVKLSIAKADINGRVNPKDILKYINKKTKLIITTHASNVCGTINPIKEIGIVAKENKLIHMVDAAQTAGVYPIDVKEMNIDILAFPGHKGLLGPQGTGGLYVREGIELDTLKEGGTGSVSESPYQPEFIPDRYESGTLNTPGIAGLNEGVKYILNTGLNEIMRHERELTKHMLEGLHSISKVEIYGTTQLEQRVGVVSINIKGKDCIDVCTELDEKFDVATRGGLHCAYLAHQTIGTLESGTVRLSIGCFNTKQDIDKVLKAINEIAK, encoded by the coding sequence ATGATATATCTGGACAATGCTGCTACGTCGTGGCCAAAACCTCATGCAGTTTATAATGAAGTATTGAATTGTATGAGAAAATACTGCGCTAATCCCGGAAGAAGCGGTCATAAAATGTCTATACAAGCAAGCGAAAAGATCTATGAATGCAGGGAAAATATTTGTAAAATATTTGGTATAGCTAATCCTCTTTGTGTTTCATTCACCAGCAATACTACCGAAGCTTTAAACATGGGTATAAAAGGGCTATTAAAGCCAGGCGATCATGCCATTATAACCAGTATGGAGCATAATTCTGTGTTGCGTCCCTTAAAGAAACTTGAGACTTCGGGAGTTAAATTATCCATTGCTAAAGCAGATATAAATGGAAGAGTAAATCCAAAAGACATTTTAAAGTATATCAACAAAAAAACAAAATTAATTATTACCACTCATGCATCTAACGTATGCGGGACAATAAATCCGATAAAAGAGATCGGGATTGTTGCTAAGGAGAATAAGCTGATCCATATGGTTGATGCTGCTCAGACAGCAGGAGTATACCCTATTGATGTGAAAGAAATGAATATTGATATTCTTGCTTTTCCTGGACATAAAGGGTTATTAGGGCCACAAGGCACCGGTGGGCTGTACGTCAGAGAGGGTATTGAGTTGGATACCCTCAAAGAGGGCGGGACGGGAAGTGTATCTGAAAGCCCCTATCAGCCGGAATTTATTCCCGACAGATATGAAAGCGGCACACTTAATACACCAGGGATTGCTGGCCTGAATGAGGGAGTAAAGTATATCCTAAACACTGGACTTAATGAAATTATGAGACATGAAAGAGAACTTACCAAGCACATGCTGGAAGGACTGCACAGTATTAGTAAAGTAGAAATATACGGGACCACACAACTGGAGCAGCGGGTGGGAGTTGTTTCAATCAATATAAAGGGAAAAGATTGTATAGATGTATGTACAGAACTTGATGAAAAATTTGATGTAGCTACAAGAGGTGGCCTGCACTGTGCTTATCTGGCGCATCAAACAATAGGGACTTTGGAGAGTGGAACAGTACGACTGAGTATTGGCTGTTTTAATACAAAACAGGATATAGATAAAGTTTTAAAGGCAATTAATGAGATAGCGAAATAG
- a CDS encoding CgeB family protein: MKILFVNSGRPRAFVSIQSSIIDTLITKFKCKVRSISPQQFMTGNIEDAFLPDIILVFYGIFVQPKKILDVMRKGFKTVLWATEDPYQFDIYYDKTRMAYDYVFTNDLATIPYYNRENIYYLPACTDEKIYKPQQVNLKYKSDICIIGQGFPRRIRILNSLEPLLLKYKAKIIGQWDIWNEKLSPALKKLVTNYITDPCEVARYYNGAKININIHREWEDQAIPYNQNSRNIKAASLNSRTFDISACAAFQIVDNSREEVSDFFKPDKQIVTFDIDNCSDLVNKILFYLHNKKLRDEIRHNAYKQTVQNYTYRNIIRYMLDIINR; the protein is encoded by the coding sequence ATGAAAATTTTATTTGTCAATTCAGGACGCCCACGTGCATTTGTTAGTATACAATCAAGTATTATAGATACGCTGATAACAAAATTTAAGTGCAAAGTTCGCAGCATTTCACCACAGCAGTTTATGACCGGAAATATTGAAGATGCCTTTTTACCAGATATTATACTTGTATTCTACGGAATATTTGTACAACCGAAAAAAATACTGGATGTTATGAGAAAGGGGTTTAAAACTGTACTGTGGGCTACGGAAGATCCCTACCAGTTTGATATATACTATGACAAAACCAGAATGGCTTATGATTATGTATTTACCAATGATTTAGCGACAATACCTTACTATAACAGGGAGAATATTTATTATCTTCCTGCCTGTACCGATGAAAAGATATACAAGCCCCAGCAGGTTAATTTAAAATATAAAAGCGACATTTGCATTATTGGACAGGGATTTCCACGAAGAATCAGAATATTAAATAGCCTGGAACCATTGCTTCTTAAGTACAAAGCAAAAATAATCGGCCAATGGGATATTTGGAATGAAAAACTCTCACCAGCTCTAAAAAAACTTGTAACAAATTACATAACTGATCCCTGCGAAGTGGCACGATATTATAATGGTGCAAAGATAAATATCAATATACATAGAGAATGGGAAGACCAGGCAATTCCTTATAACCAAAACAGCCGGAATATAAAAGCGGCAAGTTTAAATTCCAGAACTTTTGACATCAGTGCATGTGCTGCTTTTCAAATTGTTGATAATAGCAGGGAAGAGGTTTCTGATTTTTTTAAACCGGATAAACAAATCGTGACATTTGATATTGACAACTGCAGTGACCTTGTAAATAAGATTTTATTTTATCTTCACAACAAAAAGTTAAGAGATGAAATAAGGCATAATGCTTATAAACAAACAGTCCAAAATTACACATATAGAAATATAATCAGGTATATGTTAGATATAATTAATCGCTAG